In Anomaloglossus baeobatrachus isolate aAnoBae1 chromosome 3, aAnoBae1.hap1, whole genome shotgun sequence, one genomic interval encodes:
- the TRMT61B gene encoding tRNA (adenine(58)-N(1))-methyltransferase, mitochondrial → MSALCAGRRLCCSAPLWCRAPPAGRARNLRGQLQHYINLCSASKEGHGAEGQPEPPQPTGPPGTRTWRRRRSLSPLDRVSRMIPPEFISQEIRDLQSPQQLSPADPPSSYKDHPEPLRPPSYSKDHLEPLRPPSSYKDHPEPLRPPSYSKDHPEMLRPPSYSEDHPEPLRPQSSSKDHREPLRPLPSSEDHRELLRPLSYFKDHLQTLRTPSSSKEPLRPPPSSEDHPELLSPSSSYEDHPETLRPPSSTEDHPEPLRPPSSSEEPLRPASSYEDHSELLRPPSFSEELLRSSSSSEDHPELLRSPSSSQESGAHSFSQRLPSLESSSSHQEKLCCPPISLSPQDLAPSQGVPFQAGDLLLAEYKRRHYSMFRKMFVLKNSGKLVSNWGAINYKDLLGRLSGEEVRTSSGHQFFLRRPSLDEYVLYMKRGPTISYPKDIASMLMMMDLSPGDVVLEAGSGSGALSLFLSRAVGADGRVHSVELRSDHHNVSKRNFLQWKAAWEIRSGRSWPDNVNFINKDIREALSDLRSVGVDAVALDMLSPQVALPAMIGNLKQGGVCVVYIANITQVIDLLEGIRTCDLPLLCEKVTQVGITDWLVAPSLRKDGSVSKRVEPQGNWSSGTQTPEQEDDDDDDDGDTGDDDLIKRSDPFGQVPYIARPMPWQTGHTAFLVKLRKFKAAEQREPGGAD, encoded by the exons ATGTCCGCGCTGTGTGCAGGGAGGAGGCTGTGCTGCTCTGCTCCACTGTGGTGTCGGGCGCCCCCTGCCGGCCGTGCGAGAAATCTCAGGGGGCAGCTGCAACATTATATCAATTTGTGCTCAGCTTCAAAGGAAGGTCATGGAGCGGAGGGGCAGCCTGAGCCCCCCCAACCTACCGGTCCCCCGGGTACaaggacatggaggaggaggaggtcccTGTCTCCCCTGGACAGAGTGAGTCGCATGATCCCTCCAGAATTTATCTCCCAGGAGATCAGAGATCTGCAGAGTCCTCAGCAGCTGAGCCCAGCCGATCCCCCATCATCCTACAAAGACCACCCAGAGCCGCTCAGACCCCCATCATACTCCAAAGACCACCTAGAGCCGCTCAGACCCCCATCATCCTACAAAGACCACCCAGAGCCGCTCCGACCCCCATCATACTCCAAAGACCACCCAGAGATGCTCAGACCCCCATCATACTCCGAAGACCATCCAGAGCCGCTGAGACCCCAATCATCCTCCAAAGACCACCGAGAGCCGCTCAGACCCCTACCATCCTCCGAAGACCACCGAGAGCTGCTCAGACCCCTATCATACTTCAAAGACCACCTACAGACACTCAGAACCCCATCATCCTCCAAAGAGCCGCTGAGACCCCCACCATCCTCCGAAGATCACCCAGAGCTGCTCAGTCCCTCATCATCCTACGAAGACCACCCAGAGACACTTAGACCTCCATCATCCACTGAAGACCACCCAGAACCGCTcagacccccatcatcctccgaAGAGCCGCTTAGACCCGCCTCATCCTACGAAGACCACTCAGAGCTGCTCAGACCCCCATCATTTTCTGAAGAGCTGCTCAGATCTTCATCATCCTCTGAAGACCACCCAGAGTTGCTCAGATCCCCATCATCCTCCCAAGAGAGTGGAGCTCATAGCTTTTCTCAGCGTCTTCCTTCTCTAGAATCTTCATCATCCCACCAAGAGAAGCTGTGCTGCCCCCCAATATCATTGTCACCCCAAGACCTTGCACCTTCCCAGGGTGTCCCCTTCCAGGCCGGAGATCTGCTCCTCGCGGAGTACAAGAGGAGACACTACTCCATGTTCAGGAAGATGTTTGTGCTAAAAAACTCTGGAAAACTGGTCAGTAACTGGGGGGCCATCAACTACAAGGACTTACTGGGCAGACTGTCCGGGGAGGAGGTAAGGACTTCCTCCGGGCACCAGTTCTTCCTGAGAAGACCCTCGCTGGATGAATACGTCCTATACATGAAGAGGGGACCCACCATCTCCTACCCAAAG GACATTGCCTCCATGCTGATGATGATGGACTTGAGTCCCGGAGATGTGGTACTGGAAGCCGGGTCGGGCTCTGGAGCTCTTAGTCTCTTCTTGTCACGTGCCG TGGGGGCGGACGGTCGCGTCCATAGTGTTGAATTACGCTCGGACCATCACAATGTATCCAAGAGAAACTTCTTACAATGGAAGGCAGCGTGGGAAATCCGGAGCGGGCGAAGTTGGCCGGACAACGTGAATTTTATCAACAAGGACATCCGGGAGGCGCTGTCTGACCTCCGGTCTGTAGGAGTCGATGCT GTGGCCTTGGATATGTTGAGCCCACAAGTAGCTCTGCCAGCGATGATCGGGAATCTGAAGCAGGGGGGCGTGTGTGTGGTGTACATCGCTAA TATCACGCAGGTGATTGATCTTCTCGAGGGCATTCGCACTTGTGATCTTCCCCTACTATGTGAAAAGGTGACGCAGGTCGGCATTACAGACTGGCTGGTCGCCCCCTCCTTACGTAAAGATGGCAGCGTCTCCAAGAGAGTGGAACCCCAGGGGAATTGGTCCTCTGGGACCCAGACTCCAGAacaagaagatgatgatgatgatgatgatggcgacaCGGGCG